A stretch of the Deinococcus sp. YIM 134068 genome encodes the following:
- a CDS encoding ABC transporter permease, which yields MRNVLLIAELSLREAVRKRLVVVLLLLTAAFLGFYLYGVFRLEQNLDQRAVEAGLDGRSVSGAANLPVMFTAFFGMYLVYFLGSLMSVLSTVGAVSGDVESGVMQSVIARPVSRAQLVLGRWLGFTVVNVGYVALLSVALLVGIRLITGFLPPSPVPATLLVLLAMILTTALTVLGSTLFTTLANGIGVFVLYGAGFAGGIMSSIGSLADSPTLTALGRLANIVMPTNALWLGATYHLQPEIMLQVTAAARGANPFLSTEPLAPGLLVWAVVLAVLAVAGGMWQFSRRDL from the coding sequence GTGCGTAACGTCCTCCTCATCGCCGAACTCAGCCTGCGCGAGGCCGTCCGCAAACGGCTGGTGGTCGTGCTGCTGCTGCTCACCGCCGCGTTCCTGGGCTTCTATCTGTACGGCGTCTTCCGGCTGGAGCAGAACCTCGACCAGCGCGCGGTCGAGGCGGGGCTGGATGGTCGCAGCGTGAGCGGGGCGGCGAACCTGCCCGTGATGTTCACGGCGTTTTTCGGAATGTACCTCGTGTACTTCCTGGGGTCCCTGATGTCGGTGCTGTCCACCGTCGGGGCGGTGAGCGGGGACGTGGAAAGCGGCGTGATGCAGAGTGTGATTGCCCGGCCCGTCAGCCGCGCCCAGCTCGTCCTCGGGCGCTGGCTGGGCTTCACGGTGGTGAACGTCGGGTACGTCGCGTTGCTGAGCGTGGCGCTGCTGGTCGGCATCCGGCTGATCACCGGCTTTCTGCCGCCCTCGCCCGTGCCCGCCACCCTCCTCGTGCTGCTCGCCATGATCCTCACCACGGCCCTGACGGTGCTCGGCAGCACCCTGTTCACGACCCTCGCCAACGGCATCGGCGTGTTCGTGCTGTACGGCGCGGGCTTTGCGGGCGGCATCATGAGCAGCATCGGGTCCCTGGCCGACAGCCCGACCCTCACGGCCCTGGGCCGCCTCGCCAACATCGTGATGCCCACCAACGCCCTGTGGCTGGGGGCCACCTACCACCTGCAACCCGAGATCATGCTTCAGGTCACTGCCGCCGCCCGTGGGGCCAATCCCTTCCTGAGTACCGAACCCCTGGCCCCCGGTCTGCTCGTGTGGGCGGTCGTCCTCGCCGTGCTGGCGGTGGCGGGCGGGATGTGGCAGTTCAGCCGCAGGGATTTATAG